The Bradyrhizobium sp. CCGB01 genome segment GCTTGCAGGCGGCATGGCCGGAATCCTGGCGGTTGGTAGGGCGCCCGCGTATGCGCAAGCCGCCACGGTACACTGGCTACGCTGGACCGACTTCGTTCCGGCGTCAGATCAGCTGCTGCGTAACGAAATCGCCAAGGAGTGCGAGAAAGCGATCGGCATAAAGCTCAATATCGAGACCATCAACGCCAACGATATCCAAGCCCGCGTCACCTCGGCGATCCAGTCCGGGTCTGGCCCCGACATCGTCTGCGTCCTCAATAATTGGGGGCAACTTTACGGCGAAAGCGTCGTAGACGTCAGCGACATCGCTGAAGCACTCGGCAAGAGCCAGGGCGGCTTCTACGAAACATCCCGCGCTGTCGCCAATGACGGCAAGAAATGGATTGGAGTGCCGTGGTGCATCGTCGGCCTGCAGATCGCGTACCGAAAGTCCTGGTTTGCCGAGATCGGCTACGCGGACGGAAAATTTCCTCAGACGTGGGAAGAGTATCGCGAGGCCGGCAAGAAGCTGAAGGCGAAGGGACGACCCATCGGCCAAACGCTGGGTCACACCTTCGGCGATGCCCCCGCCTTCGCCTACCCCTATTTGTGGTCCTGGGGCGGCAAGGAGGTCGAGGCAGACGGCAAGACGGTTGTGCTGAACAGCCCGGCAACGGTCGAGTCGGTGAAGTTCATGGTAGCCTTCTGGAAGGATGCCCACGATGAAGGCGGGCTCGCCTGGGACGATTCCAACAACAACCGCGCTTTTCTGTCCGGGACATGCAGCGCCACGCTCAATGGCGCCTCGATCTACATCGAGACTCTGCGCAAGCCGGATACCTACAAGACGGAGGCCGCCGCGCCACTGAAGGACGACATCCTGCATGCCGCGCTGCCCAAGGGCCCCGGCGGACAGTTCAGTTATCACGTCCCGTTCTCGAACCTCCTGATGGGGTATTCCAAGAACCAGGATGCGGCGAAGAAATTCCTTGGCTGGATTCACTCCAAGGACGTCTACGACAAGTGGTTCGTCTCCCAGAAGGGCTTCTCGGTCGGCCCGACCACGGATTGGGAAAAGCACAAGCTCTGGGGCGACGACCCGATCATGCTGCCCTACAAGCAAGCCGCGCGCACAGGGCGCTTCGCTGGCTACGAGGGACCCTCTACCCGCAGGGCAGCCGAGGTCGTGACCAAGTACGTCATCGTCGATATGTACGCAAAGGCCGTCCAAGGCATGCCCCCCGAGGATGCCGTGAAGTGGGCGGAAGCTGAGCTCAGGAAGGTCTACGTCTGAGGATAAAATGCCCCCCTCATATTTTTCGAGGGGTGGCGGAATCTTCCGGCCGACGAGGATCGAACATGGCGATAAGCGCGGTTTCCGACACCACGCTCCGCGAGACGCCCCCTCCCCGGCGACAGCGTTTGCTCGAGGACGAGCGCTGGCTGGCGTTCGTGCTGTTGGTACCGACCATCGTGCTGCTCGGCATGTTCATCGCCTATCCCTTCATGCGAGGGATACTGCTGTCGGTCACCAGCTCGCGCGTCGGTATTCCCGGCGACTTCGTCGGCCTCGCCAACTTCTACAAGATCTTCAATGACGGGATCTTTCGCACCGCCGTTTACAATACCTTCCTCTATACGGGCGTGACCACCGTCTTCAAGCTGGGACTCGGGCTGTGGCTGGCCATGCTGCTCAACCGTAATTTCCGCGGCAAGGCTTTTACCCGTGCCTTCATCCTGCTGCCATTCATTATTCCGACCGTGCTCTCGACTTTCGCCTGGAAGTGGATGTTCGACCCGACGTTCAGCGTTCTCAATTGGCTCCTCTACCATCTCGGCTTGATCACGGGGCGGATCAATTGGCTGGGCGATCCGGACCTCGCGATGATCTCGATTATCATCGTCAACATCTGGCGCGGGGTGCCGTTCTTCGCCATCAGCTTGCTCGCCGGCCTGCAGACCATCAGTCCCGAACTCAACGAGGCCGCCGCCATCGACGGTGCCAAGCCGTGGCAGCGGTTCTGGCACATCACCTGGCCGCTGCTGTTGCCCGTGACCATGGTCGTGATGCTGTTCTCGGTGATTCAGACGTTCGCCGATTTCCAGATTGTCTATGTGATGACGGGCGGCGGGCCGGCCAACGCAACGCACCTGTTCGCCACCTACGCCTATCAGATCGGCGTCGGCACAGGCCTCCTAAGCGAGGGCGCCGCCATCTCGCTCGCCATGTTTCCGGTCCTGTTTCTGGTCGTCGTCATGCAGCTTCTCTACATCCGCCGCGTGGAGGTTCGCTGAGCCATGATCGAAGGCGCAAGGTGGCGAAAGTGGGTGTTCTTCTACGTCCCTATGACGTTGTTCCTGCTTTTCCTGCTGTTCCCGTTTTACTGGATGGTGATCACCTCGGTGCGGCCGGACGGCGAGCTTTACCGCCCCTGGAATTCGAGCAACTACAATCCGTTCTGGACCTGGAAACCGACCTGGGACCATGTCAGGTACCTGTTCGAGGAGACGCTGTTCGCATCGTGGCTGTGGAACACGACGTTCATCGCGCTCGCATCAACCGCCATCTCGCTCGTGTGCGGTGTGTTCGCCGGCTATGCTCTGTCGCGGCTGAACTTTCCATTTGCCGGCAGCCTGGGCACCGCCATCTTCATTACCTATCTGGTGCCTCAGACGCTGCTGTTCATTCCGCTGGCAGAGATCATACGCAACTATCGGCTGGGTGACACGCCTTGGTCATTGATCCTGACCTATCCAACTTTTCTTATTCCATTCTGCACCTGGATCATGATGGGCTACTTCAAGGCGGTACCCAAGGAGCTCGAGGAATGCGCGCGCATTGACGGCGCCTCGCGCTGGCAAGCGATGCTCTACATCGTCATCCCGGTGGCGATCCCGGGCATCCTCTCGGCCGGCATCTTTGCTTTCACGCTGTCCTGGAATGAGTTCATCTATGCGCTCGTCTTCCTGTCCTCGCCAGAGCAGAAGACTGTGCCGGTCGGCGTCACATCGGAGCTGATCCGTGGCGATGTATTCTACTGGGGGCCGCTGATGGCTGGGGCCCTGCTTGGATCGATACCAGTCGCCATCGCATACTCGTTTTTCGTCGAGCACTACGTCGCGGGACTGACCGGATCGGTGAAGGGCTGACAGCACCACGGTCAAGGGAATTCGAAAGCGCGCATGCAGACTGCGCATAGACCCTTGGGAGGCAGGTGGAAGCGAATGGGCCAGGTCGTCCTCAAGGGGATCAACAAGTTCTTTGACAACGTGCACGCTGTCAAAGACGTCAATCTTCAGATCCGCGACAAAGAGTTCATGGTGTTCGTCGGCCCCTCTGGCTGTGGCAAGACGACGACGCTCAGGATGATCGCCGGGCTCGAAGCGATCAGTTCCGGCGATATCTCCATCGACGGCAACGTGGTCAATGAATTGGCGCCCATGGACCGCGACATCGCCATGGTGTTCCAGAATTATGCCTTGTACCCGCATATGACCGTGTACGACAACATGGCGTTCGGCCTGAAGATGCGCAAATTCGAGAAACCCGAGATTGACAAGCGCGTGGTGGAGGCAGCTGACGTGCTCGGCATTGGTGAATTGCTAACGCGCAGGCCACGCCAGCTCTCAGGCGGTCAGCGCCAGCGCGTGGCGTTAGGCCGTGCTATCGTGCGCCACCCCCGCGTGTTCCTGTTCGACGAGCCGCTGTCGAACCTCGATGCCAAGCTGCGGGTGCAGATGCGCGTTGAGCTGAAAAAGCTACATCTGCGTCTCGGCACCACAGCCATTTACGTTACTCACGATCAGGTCGAGGCTATGACGCTGGGTGACCGGGTCGTCGTCATGAGAGACGGCGTGGTGCAGCAAGTGGGGGAGCCGCTCGAACTCTACAATCATCCCTCCAACAAGTTCGTCGCCGGCTTCATAGGCTCCCCAGCCATGAATTTCGCGGCCGTTACGGTGACCGAGGCGAACGGATCGCTGATTGCCGAGAACTCCGGCCTGCGCATCAAGCTGCCGGACGAGACCGCGCAGCGGCTGCGCGGCCGTATCGGGCGCAAGGTCATGCTCGGCGTGCGGCCGGAGGACCTCACCGTGGCGGGTAGCGCTGATCTCGGCCACCCATGCTTCGATGCTGTGATTGAGGTGGTCGAGCAACTCGGCTCGGAAATCCTGCTCGATATGAAGGTCGGCGAGAGTATCATGGTGGCGAGCGTCGAGCCGACCGCGAGGGTGAGGGTGGGCGACAAGCTGCGCGTTGCCATGCGGCCTTCCCGGCTTCATGTTTTCGACGCGCAGACCGAGGCGGCCATCTGACGCCAGCAGAGGATCAATTCCACCGGTGAGCGGGAATTCGCCTTCCTGTCACCGGCTTCGATGACGCCCGGAGAGCGCGATGGCACTTGGCTCGTTGCCGGGCATACCGGATTTACGAGTACACGCCCCTAGGCCAGCGTGGGATGGTCCCGCTGCACGGTCTCACGGATCCAGCTGGCATGGATCGCCCGAAACAGGATCTGCGCGGTCTTGATGTCGTCCGCCCTCATGCAGAGATCGACGATGCGATGGACGGCGGCGTCGCGCATCAATCCATCCGAGATCTTCATCGCGATTTCCATCGCCACCTTGGCCGCGCGCTCGTACCGCTCGCTTTCGCGCGTGTCGTTGCGCGCCGAACCTGCCGCGCTGACGGCTGCGGCGTCACAGATCGCGCGGATGCGCTCGGCGGCCTCGATGTCGCCGAGCGGGCCCTGAGGGGGCTCGTCCCAAACATCCGCCGGCTTCGGCCTCGCAAACCACTTCATCGTCCCCCCACCCGTGGTCTTCAAGACGCGCGCACAATATTGGACAAGATCGAGATCGGCGATCCGGTTTTTTCCGCCATGCCTGGCTTGCCGCGCGCTCAGGACGTGCGCCTCGGCCCGATGGCCTCGAACTGCGCCTTCTGCTCGTCATTCAGCGTGGCGTAGAAATCCTCCAGCGCCGCGCGAACCGATTTGACGCCGTTCAGCATCACATCGAGCCGCTTGCGGATCGCGACCATGCGCGCCGGCGGCGTCATCACGTCGTTGGGCTGACAGGCCGCCTTGAGCGATGCGCTGACCTTGGCGCTGGTATCCTGGAGCACCTGCAGCGCAGCGCGCTGGGTGTCGTCGGGGTGAAGCCTCGCCTCGATGTCGGCGCCGGGCCAATCGAGTGCGGCAGATGCTCCGCAAGTCTGGACCAGCGATCCACCGGCATTGCTGGAAGCCGTCGCGCGGCGCTGATCCTCGGCCAGCGCATTGAAGCGCGCCTTCTGCTCGTCGGTGAGCGAGCCATAGAATTTATCCAGTGCGGGCTGAACGAGATCGACGGCTTTCTCCATCGCCTCGACGCGCTGCTGCATCGCCGCGAGCCGACCGGGCGCCGTCGCCGCGACCTGCACCGGACAGGACGCGCGGATCAGCCCTGCGGCGTCGATCGAGGCATTGCCGAGATCGTCGAGGCTTGCGCCTTGCGCGTCCGTCGGCTGCACGGCGGCTGCGATCTGGTCGATCGGCAGACCGACGATGTCGCGGCGGTCGCTGCCGCAGAGCTGATCGAGCGCGACGCCTCGCGCTTGCCGTCGTCCTTGCGAACGTTGCGGCAGATAGGCCGAGAGGCCGTCATAGCCATAGGGCCCGAAGATGCCGGCATAGATGTCCGGATAGCCGTAGCCCCAGAAGCCGAGGCCGTCGCCCCAGATCGTGTAGTCGTAGAGGTCGTTATAGGCGAACGGCCAGAACAGCGGCCCGACCCAGCCGTAGCCGCCGCCCGTATGTTGCCACCATCCGCTGCTTGCGCCATGCCAGCCGGCGAGCGCGGCAGCGGCCGCGATCTGCGCCCGCACCCCCGGATTGCTCATCAGCCGGCCGTTGCGGAAGGCGGCGGAGTGCGCGTTGAGGGCATTGCGGAAATGCGCGGGACGGACGCCGGCATTGCGGATCTGACCGAAGTTCGGGCCACCACGTCGGGCGCCGGCTGCGAACCGCCCGCCATGATGCCCGCCGCCATGCGCGTGTCCGAAGCCATGATGGCCAAAATGGCCACCGCCGTGATGACCACCTCCGTGATGACCACCACCGCCGTGATGGCCACCGCCATGCCCGCCACCATGGCCGCCACCGTGCCCGCCCTTGCCCAGAGCCGTACCGGCCAGCATGCAGGCAAGCGCCATCACGGCAATTCCAACGATCGGTCGCAACATCGCATCCTCCCGCAAAGCCGCGCCAATAAGGCATCGGAAATTGTCGGGAATTGGAACCAGCCCGGCTGCCGAAAGTTCCGCAACCGCGACGCGGCAGGCCACGCTAGCCTTCCGGCACGATCTTGCCGGGATTGAAGATGTTGAGCGGATCGAGCGCTTTCTTCAGCGCCCGCATCGCGTCGAGCGCTTCGGGTCCGAGTTCCGCCTTGAGATATTTCTGCTTGCCCTGGCCGATGCCGTGCTCGCCGGTGCAGGTGCCGTCCATCGCCTGCGCGCGCTCGACCAGGCGATGCATGAACTCCTCGCCGCGCGCCATCTCGCCGGCATCGTTGGTGTCGCAGACCAGCGAGCAGTGGAAATTGCCGTCGCCGACATGGCCGACGATCGGCGACAGCAAATTGAGGCGCTTGAGGTCTTCCTCGGTCTCGCTGACGCAATCGGCGAGCCGCGAGATCGGCACGCAGACGTCGGTTGCAACCACGCCGATGCTGTCGCCGGGCCGCAGCGCCTTCACCGACCAATAAGCATCGTGCCGCGCCTGCCACAGTTTCGTGCGATCCTCCGGCTTGGTGGTCCAGGAGAAGTCGCCGCCGCCACAGTCCTTGGCGATCTCACCGAAGGCCTTGGACTGCTCGCCGACCTCGACCTCGCTGCCGTGGAATTCCATCAGCAGCAGCGGCGTCTCCGGCAACGTCAGCTTCGAATAGGCGTTGCAGGCTTTCACCTGCGCGGCGTTGAGCAGTTCGATGCGCGCCACGGGAATGCCGGTCTGGATCGCCAGGATGACGGCCTGACAGGCCCCGTGCACGGTCTCGAACGACACCGCGCCGGCCGCGATCGTATCGGGGATGCCGCGGAGGCGAATGGTCAGCTCGGAGATGATGCCGAGCGTGCCTTCGGCGCCGACGAACAGATGCGTCAGGTCGTAGCCGGCGGATGATTTCTTGGCGCGCGTGCCTGTGGTGATGATCTCGCCGTCGCCGCGCACCACCTTCAGCGCCAGCACGCTGTCGCGCATGGTGCCGTAGCGCACCGCATTGGTGCCGGAGGCGCGGGTCGAGGCCATGCCGCCGAGCGAAGCATCCGCGCCGGGGTCGATCGGAAAGAACAGGCCCTGGTCGCGCAGATGCTCGTTCAGCGCCTTGCGGGTGACGCCGGGTTGGATCACGCAATCGAGGTCCTCGGCATGCACCGCGAGCACCTTGTTCATGTCGCGCAGGTCGATCGAGATGCCGCCGGCCGGCGCGTTGACCTGGCCCTCGAGCGAGGTGCCGGTGCCGAAGGGAATGACGGGGACGCCGTTTTTGGCGCAGATCCGCACCACGTCCTGGATGTCGGCGGTCTCCTGCGCCATCACCACGCCATCAGGCGGCTGGTTGACGATCCATGTGGTGGTATGGCCGTGCTGCTCGCGCACGGCCTGCGAGGTGATGAGGCGGTTGCCGAAGCGTGCGGCAAGCTGCTCCAGCGCGCTTGCGAGGGCTTTCGGCTCCGGCCGCGGCGGATTATTGGTGATGGTCGTACCCACGGACATTCCTCCCGACAGAAGAACCGTGGCAAAGGACATCTCACCGGTCAAGTCAAGCGACCGGACGCATAGCAGGAAGGACACATGCCGGAGACCGCCGCTGCCGAACCGTTCCGCGCCTCGATCATGCAGATCGAGCCGCAATGGATCGACTATAACGGCCACCTCAACATGGCCTATTACAACGTGATGTTCGACCGCGCGATCGACCAGATGTGGTTACAGCTCGGGATCGGGCCGGGCTACATGAAGGAGCGGGGCGGCTCGACCTTCACTGCCGAATGCCATGTGCGGTATTTGCGCGAAATCCACCTCGGCGATCCCGTGCAGGTGTCGGTCTGGCTGCTCGAAGCCGACGACAAGCGGCTGCACACGTTCCAGGAGTTGCGGCACGCGACCGAAGGCTGGCTATCGGCGACCTCGGAAAACATGTCGCTTCACATCGACATGGGATCGCGAAAGGTGGCGGCCTTTCCGCCGGATATCCGGCAGCGCATTGCGGCCGTCGTCGGGACCCACAGCGCCGTGCCGCGGCCCGAGGGCATCGGCCGGAACGTGGCGATGCCCCCGAAGCGGTAGTGCATGATCCACTTCAACGCCTCATCCTGAGGAGCCCGCGAAGCGGGCGTCTCGAAGGATGCAAGGCCACAGTCGGGCCTTCATGGTTCTCTAGGCGGTGCGAAGCATCGTCCGGGAGACGCGCTTCGCGCTCCTCACCATGAGGGACTGATACGCTATACCCTGTTGCGGCCGCGGGCGAGGCCGACCACGGCCGAGACCAGGAACAGTACGACCGCGATGAAGAAGATGATCTTGGCGATCTCGATCGAGGCGCCGGCGATGCCGCCGAAGCCCAGAATGCCGGCGATCAGTGCGATAACCAGAAACGTCACAACCCAGCCTAGCATGGTCAAATCCTCGTCTTGATGTCTGTTCTTGCGTCGGCGCGGCTGCCGCGCCACCTGCCCAGACAATCTCGACGCGGGAACGATGGTTCCGGCACGTAGAACGGTGAAATTCGCGCTTCTCGCTGGAACAAATCGGCCCGCCGCGCACGTGGAAAACCCCGCCCCGGCGCCCCATATAGGCACCAATCCCTGTTAAGAAGGCTCCCTCCCGCCACCCCGCGGTGCCAACGTGGGGCCAAATGATTCGCATGACCGAGCCGAGCAAGATCACGTCCCAGAGCGTCCCCGACCACCAGCCCGCGGCCGGCGGCATCGCCGCGCGTGCGCGCGCCTCGGTGGGCCCGAAATATCTGTCGGGGCTCAATCCCGAGCAGCGCGAGGCCGTGGAGACGCTGGACGGCCCGGTTCTGGTGCTGGCCGGCGCCGGCACCGGCAAGACGCGTGTGCTGACCACGCGCATCGCCCACATCCTCAGCCAGGGTCGCGCCCGCCCCGCCGAGATCCTGTCGGTGACCTTCACCAACAAGGCCGCGCGCGAGATGAAGCACCGGCTCGGCCAGATGCTCGGCCACGCGGTCGAAGGCATGCCGTGGCTCGGCACCTTCCACTCCATCGGCGGCCGCATCCTGCGCACCCATGCCGAGCTGGCGCAGCTCAAGTCGAACTTCACCGTGCTCGACACCGATGATCAGGTTCGTCTGCTCAAGCAGCTGCTGCAGGCCGACAACATCGACGACAAGCGCTGGCCGGCGCGCATGCTGGCCGGCCTGATCGACGGCTGGAAGAACCGCGGCCTGACGCCCTCGCAGGTGCCGTCCGGCGAAGCCGCCGTCTTCGCCAACGGCAAGGGCGGCAAGCTCTATGCGAGCTACCAGGAGCGGCTGAAGATTTTGAACGCCGCCGATTTCGGCGATCTGCTGCTGGAAGACATCCGCATCTTCCGCGAGCATCCGGATATCTTGCGGCAATACCAGCAGCGCTTCAAATTCATCCTGGTCGACGAATATCAGGACACCAACGTCGCGCAGTATCTGTGGCTGCGGCTGCTGTCGCAGGCGCCGGCCTCTCCGTCCTTCGCCTCTCCCCGCTTGCGGGGAGAGGCCGACGCGCTCGGCAGCGCAATTGCGCGCCAGAGCGCGGCGGGTGAGGGGGACTCTCCAAGCACCGAGCTCGCCGAGACTCCCCCTCACCCCGACCCTCTCCCCGCAAGCGGGGCGAGGGAGCAGAAGGGTCCCACCAAAAACATCTGCTGCGTCGGCGACGACGACCAGTCGATCTATGGCTGGCGGGGCGCCGAGGTCGACAACATCCTGCGCTTCGACCACGATTTTCCCGGCGCCAAGGTGATCCGCCTCGAGCGCAACTACCGTTCGACCGGCCACATCCTTGCCGCCGCCTCGCATCTGATCGCGCATAACGAAGGCCGGCTCGGCAAGACGCTGCGCACCGAGGACCATGACGGCGAGAAGGTCACGGTGACGGGCTCGTGGGATTCAGAAGAGGAAGCCCGCGGCATCGGCGAGGAGATCGAGCAGATCCAGCGCAAGGGCGAAAAGCTCAACGAGGTCGCGATCCTGGTGCGCGCGTCCTACCAGATGCGCGAGTTCGAAGACCGCTTCGTCACGCTCGGCCTGCCCTATCGCGTGATCGGCGGCCCGCGCTTCTACGAACGCGCCGAAATCCGCGACGCACTGGCTTATCTGCGCGTCATCAATTCGCCAGCCGACGACCTCGCCTTCGAGCGCATCGTCAACGTGCCCAAGCGCGGCCTTGGCGACGCCACCGTGCAGATGCTGCACGACCACGCCCGCAAGCGCCGCATTCCGCTGTTCGAGGCGGCACGCGCGGTGGTCGAGACCGACGAGCTGAAGCCGAAGGCGCGCGGGTCCTTGCGCGACGTCGTCGCCCAGTTCGACCGCTGGCGCGCCCAGCGCGAGGTCACCGCGCACACGGACCTTGCCCAGATCGTGCTCGACGAGAGCGGCTATACCGAGATGTGGCAGAAGGACCGTTCGGCGGACGCCGCGGGCCGGCTGGAAAACCTCAAGGAGCTGGTGCGCTCGATGGAGGAGTTCGAGAACCTGCAAGGGTTTCTGGAGCACATCTCGCTGGTGATGGACCGCGATAGCGGGGCCGACGAGGACGCGGTATCGCTGATGACTCTGCACTCGGCCAAGGGGCTCGAATTCGACAACGTGTTCCTGCCCGGCTGGGAGGAAGGCCTGTTCCCGAGCCAGCGCACGCTGGACGAACAGGGCCGCGCGGGGCTGGAAGAAGAGCGCCGGCTCGGCCATGTCGGCCTGACCAGGGCACGGCGCCGCGCGATGATCTATTTCGCGACCAACCGCCGGATCCATGGCACCTGGTCGACCACGATCCCGTCGCGCTTCCTCGACGAATTGCCGGCCGCCAATGTCGAGATCACGGAATCCAAGGGCGGCTCGGCCTGGGGCGGCACCGGCGGCTATGGCGCCTCGCGTTTCGACGACATGGAGGCGTTCGGCTCGACCTATTCGACGCCGGGCTGGCAGCGCGCCCAGGCCAACCGTAATCGTGGTGGCGGCCGCAGCGGCGGCGGCGACAGAAGCGGTGGTTTCGAGGAAGAAGGCTCGACATTCTCGTCTTCCTCATCATCCGGACCCGATTTCGGCAGCTTCTCCTCGCGCCGCCGCGGTCCGCTGACGATCGAGGGCGAGCTGGTCGCGAAATCCACCGGGACGACGTCAGAATTCTCACTCTCCGACCGGGTCTTCCACCAGAAATTCGGCTACGGCCGCGTCACCAAGATCGACGGCAACAAGCTCACCATCGCCTTCGACAAGGCCGGCGAGAAGAAGGTCGTGGACAGCTTTGTGCAACGGGCCTGAGGCCCGATATGGCTCAGTACGTTGCCATCATCGAGGACGCGGACCCGGACGACGCCGTCAGCTTGTGGTTTCCCGACCTGCCCGGCTGCATTTCCGGCGGCGACGATCTCGACGAGGCCCTGGAGAGTGCGCCCGAGGCACTCGCGTTCTATGCGCAGGAGCTGATCGCGGACGGCCGCCAGCTTCCCCCGCCGCGGACGCTGGACCAGCTCAAGGCCGATCCTGAATTTGCCGACGACCTCAGCAAACACACGGTCGCCCTGATCGAATGGCCTCCCCTCGCCGACACCGAGTGAGGACTGTTCGCCGCACTGGCCGACCGTTCGACGGTTCTGGTCCGAA includes the following:
- a CDS encoding ATP-dependent helicase, coding for MIRMTEPSKITSQSVPDHQPAAGGIAARARASVGPKYLSGLNPEQREAVETLDGPVLVLAGAGTGKTRVLTTRIAHILSQGRARPAEILSVTFTNKAAREMKHRLGQMLGHAVEGMPWLGTFHSIGGRILRTHAELAQLKSNFTVLDTDDQVRLLKQLLQADNIDDKRWPARMLAGLIDGWKNRGLTPSQVPSGEAAVFANGKGGKLYASYQERLKILNAADFGDLLLEDIRIFREHPDILRQYQQRFKFILVDEYQDTNVAQYLWLRLLSQAPASPSFASPRLRGEADALGSAIARQSAAGEGDSPSTELAETPPHPDPLPASGAREQKGPTKNICCVGDDDQSIYGWRGAEVDNILRFDHDFPGAKVIRLERNYRSTGHILAAASHLIAHNEGRLGKTLRTEDHDGEKVTVTGSWDSEEEARGIGEEIEQIQRKGEKLNEVAILVRASYQMREFEDRFVTLGLPYRVIGGPRFYERAEIRDALAYLRVINSPADDLAFERIVNVPKRGLGDATVQMLHDHARKRRIPLFEAARAVVETDELKPKARGSLRDVVAQFDRWRAQREVTAHTDLAQIVLDESGYTEMWQKDRSADAAGRLENLKELVRSMEEFENLQGFLEHISLVMDRDSGADEDAVSLMTLHSAKGLEFDNVFLPGWEEGLFPSQRTLDEQGRAGLEEERRLGHVGLTRARRRAMIYFATNRRIHGTWSTTIPSRFLDELPAANVEITESKGGSAWGGTGGYGASRFDDMEAFGSTYSTPGWQRAQANRNRGGGRSGGGDRSGGFEEEGSTFSSSSSSGPDFGSFSSRRRGPLTIEGELVAKSTGTTSEFSLSDRVFHQKFGYGRVTKIDGNKLTIAFDKAGEKKVVDSFVQRA
- a CDS encoding thioesterase family protein, producing the protein MPETAAAEPFRASIMQIEPQWIDYNGHLNMAYYNVMFDRAIDQMWLQLGIGPGYMKERGGSTFTAECHVRYLREIHLGDPVQVSVWLLEADDKRLHTFQELRHATEGWLSATSENMSLHIDMGSRKVAAFPPDIRQRIAAVVGTHSAVPRPEGIGRNVAMPPKR
- a CDS encoding carbohydrate ABC transporter permease, producing the protein MAISAVSDTTLRETPPPRRQRLLEDERWLAFVLLVPTIVLLGMFIAYPFMRGILLSVTSSRVGIPGDFVGLANFYKIFNDGIFRTAVYNTFLYTGVTTVFKLGLGLWLAMLLNRNFRGKAFTRAFILLPFIIPTVLSTFAWKWMFDPTFSVLNWLLYHLGLITGRINWLGDPDLAMISIIIVNIWRGVPFFAISLLAGLQTISPELNEAAAIDGAKPWQRFWHITWPLLLPVTMVVMLFSVIQTFADFQIVYVMTGGGPANATHLFATYAYQIGVGTGLLSEGAAISLAMFPVLFLVVVMQLLYIRRVEVR
- a CDS encoding Spy/CpxP family protein refolding chaperone, with translation MLRPIVGIAVMALACMLAGTALGKGGHGGGHGGGHGGGHHGGGGHHGGGHHGGGHFGHHGFGHAHGGGHHGGRFAAGARRGGPNFGQIRNAGVRPAHFRNALNAHSAAFRNGRLMSNPGVRAQIAAAAALAGWHGASSGWWQHTGGGYGWVGPLFWPFAYNDLYDYTIWGDGLGFWGYGYPDIYAGIFGPYGYDGLSAYLPQRSQGRRQARGVALDQLCGSDRRDIVGLPIDQIAAAVQPTDAQGASLDDLGNASIDAAGLIRASCPVQVAATAPGRLAAMQQRVEAMEKAVDLVQPALDKFYGSLTDEQKARFNALAEDQRRATASSNAGGSLVQTCGASAALDWPGADIEARLHPDDTQRAALQVLQDTSAKVSASLKAACQPNDVMTPPARMVAIRKRLDVMLNGVKSVRAALEDFYATLNDEQKAQFEAIGPRRTS
- a CDS encoding type II toxin-antitoxin system HicB family antitoxin, translating into MAQYVAIIEDADPDDAVSLWFPDLPGCISGGDDLDEALESAPEALAFYAQELIADGRQLPPPRTLDQLKADPEFADDLSKHTVALIEWPPLADTE
- a CDS encoding ABC transporter substrate-binding protein produces the protein MTTVTRRNVLKGGTALAGGMAGILAVGRAPAYAQAATVHWLRWTDFVPASDQLLRNEIAKECEKAIGIKLNIETINANDIQARVTSAIQSGSGPDIVCVLNNWGQLYGESVVDVSDIAEALGKSQGGFYETSRAVANDGKKWIGVPWCIVGLQIAYRKSWFAEIGYADGKFPQTWEEYREAGKKLKAKGRPIGQTLGHTFGDAPAFAYPYLWSWGGKEVEADGKTVVLNSPATVESVKFMVAFWKDAHDEGGLAWDDSNNNRAFLSGTCSATLNGASIYIETLRKPDTYKTEAAAPLKDDILHAALPKGPGGQFSYHVPFSNLLMGYSKNQDAAKKFLGWIHSKDVYDKWFVSQKGFSVGPTTDWEKHKLWGDDPIMLPYKQAARTGRFAGYEGPSTRRAAEVVTKYVIVDMYAKAVQGMPPEDAVKWAEAELRKVYV
- a CDS encoding DUF1328 domain-containing protein, translating into MLGWVVTFLVIALIAGILGFGGIAGASIEIAKIIFFIAVVLFLVSAVVGLARGRNRV
- a CDS encoding carbohydrate ABC transporter permease — encoded protein: MIEGARWRKWVFFYVPMTLFLLFLLFPFYWMVITSVRPDGELYRPWNSSNYNPFWTWKPTWDHVRYLFEETLFASWLWNTTFIALASTAISLVCGVFAGYALSRLNFPFAGSLGTAIFITYLVPQTLLFIPLAEIIRNYRLGDTPWSLILTYPTFLIPFCTWIMMGYFKAVPKELEECARIDGASRWQAMLYIVIPVAIPGILSAGIFAFTLSWNEFIYALVFLSSPEQKTVPVGVTSELIRGDVFYWGPLMAGALLGSIPVAIAYSFFVEHYVAGLTGSVKG
- a CDS encoding FAD-binding oxidoreductase, whose amino-acid sequence is MGTTITNNPPRPEPKALASALEQLAARFGNRLITSQAVREQHGHTTTWIVNQPPDGVVMAQETADIQDVVRICAKNGVPVIPFGTGTSLEGQVNAPAGGISIDLRDMNKVLAVHAEDLDCVIQPGVTRKALNEHLRDQGLFFPIDPGADASLGGMASTRASGTNAVRYGTMRDSVLALKVVRGDGEIITTGTRAKKSSAGYDLTHLFVGAEGTLGIISELTIRLRGIPDTIAAGAVSFETVHGACQAVILAIQTGIPVARIELLNAAQVKACNAYSKLTLPETPLLLMEFHGSEVEVGEQSKAFGEIAKDCGGGDFSWTTKPEDRTKLWQARHDAYWSVKALRPGDSIGVVATDVCVPISRLADCVSETEEDLKRLNLLSPIVGHVGDGNFHCSLVCDTNDAGEMARGEEFMHRLVERAQAMDGTCTGEHGIGQGKQKYLKAELGPEALDAMRALKKALDPLNIFNPGKIVPEG
- a CDS encoding ABC transporter ATP-binding protein; this encodes MGQVVLKGINKFFDNVHAVKDVNLQIRDKEFMVFVGPSGCGKTTTLRMIAGLEAISSGDISIDGNVVNELAPMDRDIAMVFQNYALYPHMTVYDNMAFGLKMRKFEKPEIDKRVVEAADVLGIGELLTRRPRQLSGGQRQRVALGRAIVRHPRVFLFDEPLSNLDAKLRVQMRVELKKLHLRLGTTAIYVTHDQVEAMTLGDRVVVMRDGVVQQVGEPLELYNHPSNKFVAGFIGSPAMNFAAVTVTEANGSLIAENSGLRIKLPDETAQRLRGRIGRKVMLGVRPEDLTVAGSADLGHPCFDAVIEVVEQLGSEILLDMKVGESIMVASVEPTARVRVGDKLRVAMRPSRLHVFDAQTEAAI